Proteins from a genomic interval of Desulfovibrio piger:
- a CDS encoding phage major tail tube protein, with the protein MPRRPEQTIAYRVYHDGTDMIGVATIDLPEIAYMTETISGSGVAGEIENPTLGMVESMSVKLTFTSVTPEIFNALDWTQSSLYECYSALQVTDDATGKRVSVPYRINILGRVKNFPIGTLEQGKKHGNELELEVTRLEVLLDGEEEFLFDKLNFIHKVKGTDLLATVRSQMGLNV; encoded by the coding sequence ATGCCCAGACGTCCTGAACAAACTATCGCCTATCGAGTGTACCACGACGGTACGGACATGATCGGCGTAGCCACCATCGATCTTCCCGAGATCGCCTACATGACCGAGACCATCTCGGGGTCCGGTGTGGCCGGAGAAATCGAGAATCCCACGTTGGGGATGGTCGAGTCCATGTCGGTGAAGCTCACCTTCACCTCTGTGACCCCCGAGATCTTCAACGCGCTCGATTGGACACAGAGCTCTCTGTATGAATGCTACTCCGCCCTGCAGGTCACGGATGATGCTACCGGCAAGCGCGTCAGCGTGCCCTACCGCATCAATATCCTCGGGCGTGTCAAAAATTTCCCCATCGGCACGCTGGAGCAGGGCAAAAAACATGGCAACGAGCTGGAACTGGAAGTGACCCGCCTTGAAGTGCTGCTCGATGGCGAGGAAGAATTCCTGTTCGACAAGCTCAACTTCATCCACAAGGTCAAGGGTACGGATCTGCTGGCCACAGTGCGTTCCCAAATGGGCCTGAACGTCTAG
- a CDS encoding phage baseplate assembly protein V, whose amino-acid sequence MSDVQDVLAQTIRVGFVTARQPEKMRVQVELRDTVTQPLSSTWLPVLCPRASGDLAYDLPDVGDQVLCLFLPYGLEQGFVLGAMYGKASPPVSSGDKWHRKFSDGTVLEYDRAAHKLTAQVQGDVAVKATGSVQAEATGDVSVSSAASLTLMAPAMQLGGTGGGTTQATMQGTFRLEHGDIIVEGVSFLHHVHDCPHGGQTGEPH is encoded by the coding sequence ATGAGTGATGTGCAGGACGTGCTGGCCCAGACCATCCGCGTGGGCTTTGTGACGGCCCGCCAGCCGGAAAAAATGCGCGTGCAGGTGGAGCTGCGGGACACGGTGACGCAGCCCCTGTCCTCCACATGGCTGCCGGTACTCTGTCCGCGGGCCTCCGGCGATCTGGCCTATGACCTGCCCGACGTGGGAGATCAGGTGTTGTGCCTGTTCTTGCCCTACGGGCTGGAGCAGGGCTTCGTGCTGGGCGCCATGTACGGCAAGGCCAGCCCGCCGGTTTCCAGCGGGGACAAGTGGCACCGGAAATTTTCGGACGGCACGGTGCTGGAGTACGACCGGGCCGCGCACAAACTCACGGCCCAGGTGCAGGGCGACGTGGCCGTAAAGGCCACCGGCAGCGTGCAGGCCGAGGCCACCGGCGATGTCAGCGTCTCCAGCGCGGCCAGCCTGACGCTCATGGCTCCGGCCATGCAACTGGGCGGCACCGGTGGCGGCACGACCCAGGCGACCATGCAGGGCACGTTCCGGCTGGAGCATGGCGACATCATCGTGGAGGGCGTTTCCTTCCTGCATCACGTCCACGACTGCCCGCACGGCGGTCAGACAGGGGAGCCGCACTGA
- a CDS encoding phage tail protein, with product MYQGLLGAFPFTVTELEVSTFRDLKFSREQVYAEHRVLAGIPCLQHMGRNLDPVSLTVQIVPLTPVSTVGLRLRLLESVAAGGDEMALVIGLKYYGLYVLKSYEITHRQLHYGVTLSAEVQLALQEYN from the coding sequence ATGTACCAGGGGCTTTTGGGCGCTTTCCCGTTCACCGTGACAGAACTGGAGGTCAGTACCTTCCGCGACCTCAAATTTTCGCGCGAGCAGGTCTATGCCGAGCATCGGGTGCTGGCCGGCATCCCCTGTTTGCAGCACATGGGCCGTAACCTCGACCCGGTATCGCTGACCGTGCAGATCGTGCCCCTGACGCCCGTCTCCACCGTGGGCCTGCGCCTGCGCCTGCTGGAGAGCGTGGCGGCCGGCGGCGATGAGATGGCCCTGGTCATCGGCCTCAAATATTACGGCCTGTATGTGTTGAAGTCCTACGAAATCACCCACCGCCAGCTGCACTACGGCGTGACGCTTTCCGCCGAGGTCCAGCTGGCCCTGCAGGAGTACAACTGA
- a CDS encoding phage tail tape measure protein, giving the protein MAREIALSFALGARLQSGFTAAFQSASSQAKAVSQAIRDMERTPVGKIGAAMSAQQEKIRGLSGSLKDARGELDGLWQRASQAGTMTTVMARQIEQAEARVRRLSGALSRQTATYRETVAQAASTSGSVRALTRDYAQLSAQLERARAVQTAMAANRSQAGALQAQRADLQGRLLGTAAVGASVALPVKLAISAEDTFADLRKVMDAPESVMQQVFSDAQEMSNRTGKSFEDVVTIMTAAAQAGLGTTREQLLGVADQAVKMSIAWGVSAEQAGKSLATWQAAMGLTSEQSMHTADVINALSNAMNAEAGEIDQIFTRMGPLMKGTGFATQDIAALATAFKAAGAEVEVSGTAMKNFVKVMAAGEAGLTPEKSAIYKYLKIDPNKLQKELQQDAKGAVMRVLEAMEKVNPEERNSIMSRLFGEESIAAIAPLLTQIDTLRKAFDIANSDVSGSVLQEYENRMKTTATAISQLTQSTRNLGATVGATMLPVVGAVARGLTVVVNGAREFASSFPRLTAVVMTAVAAVASFAVGSVALGLVLNVLRTTTNSWRGLLLRLVASQVAATASTTGLTASSLAFGAASKAAGMGARILAGGLRSLLVASGAGIALVGLGFAANWVMDNWDRLRIFFAALFDNLAAVAQPALDRVIGAFNWAYDSVLSIWGTVSTVFSVIWQGVTESALTAWSYVMELGSWAYNGIAGIWSGAAAFFASIVDGITGIFAGFFNWLRENFQWIFSAIETVGDAVGAVTGAVSDAWNKAFGDGDKKAADNAAKTAEKAATSSAAKTAAQGSAAKVADPPKYQQRQSFNDFMAAQKKSSKGSGGGSGSRAAGGTTVVTLAGDNSRPQSLFIPAGSRTPIPVTTGTATQASGRAGTPTALPQTPARLARRGGTTAQASGSNGQIMVDLTQNFSLMSSDPRAVRRVLESIKPDMEALIRRALDKIASDRRRTAYA; this is encoded by the coding sequence ATGGCGCGTGAGATCGCCCTTTCCTTTGCCCTGGGGGCCAGACTGCAAAGCGGGTTCACTGCCGCTTTTCAGTCTGCGTCCAGCCAGGCGAAAGCCGTATCGCAGGCTATCCGCGATATGGAGCGGACGCCTGTGGGCAAGATCGGGGCGGCCATGTCCGCCCAGCAGGAAAAGATCCGCGGCCTTTCCGGCAGCCTCAAGGATGCCCGCGGCGAGCTGGATGGTCTGTGGCAACGAGCTTCACAGGCCGGGACCATGACCACGGTCATGGCCAGGCAGATAGAACAGGCCGAAGCCCGGGTGCGCCGTCTGTCTGGGGCCCTGTCCCGTCAGACGGCGACCTATCGGGAGACCGTGGCTCAGGCTGCCAGTACGAGCGGCAGCGTCCGTGCCTTGACCAGGGATTACGCCCAGCTGTCCGCCCAGCTTGAGCGTGCCCGGGCAGTCCAGACGGCGATGGCCGCCAACCGGAGCCAGGCCGGCGCCCTGCAGGCGCAGCGTGCCGATCTGCAGGGGCGTCTGCTGGGTACTGCGGCCGTGGGAGCCTCGGTGGCTCTTCCGGTCAAACTGGCCATCAGCGCCGAAGACACGTTCGCAGATCTGCGCAAAGTCATGGACGCGCCGGAATCCGTCATGCAGCAAGTTTTTTCCGATGCGCAGGAGATGTCCAACCGTACCGGGAAAAGCTTTGAGGATGTGGTGACCATCATGACGGCCGCGGCCCAAGCCGGCCTGGGCACCACCCGGGAGCAACTTTTGGGGGTGGCGGATCAGGCGGTCAAGATGTCCATAGCCTGGGGCGTCAGCGCCGAACAGGCAGGCAAGTCTCTGGCCACCTGGCAGGCCGCTATGGGCCTGACGTCCGAGCAGTCCATGCACACAGCGGACGTGATCAATGCGCTGTCCAACGCCATGAATGCGGAAGCCGGCGAGATCGACCAGATATTCACCCGCATGGGCCCCCTTATGAAGGGGACCGGTTTCGCCACGCAGGATATCGCGGCCCTGGCCACGGCCTTCAAGGCTGCCGGTGCTGAAGTCGAAGTCAGCGGCACGGCCATGAAAAATTTCGTCAAGGTCATGGCCGCCGGTGAAGCCGGGCTCACACCGGAAAAATCCGCCATCTATAAATACCTGAAGATCGATCCGAACAAGTTGCAGAAGGAGCTGCAACAGGATGCCAAGGGCGCCGTGATGCGGGTCCTGGAAGCCATGGAAAAGGTCAATCCTGAAGAGCGAAATTCCATCATGAGCCGGCTGTTCGGCGAGGAATCCATCGCGGCCATCGCCCCTCTGCTGACCCAGATCGACACGCTGCGCAAAGCGTTCGATATCGCCAACAGTGATGTCTCCGGCTCCGTCCTGCAGGAGTACGAGAACCGGATGAAGACCACGGCCACGGCCATATCCCAGCTGACTCAGAGCACTCGCAACCTGGGTGCGACCGTCGGTGCGACCATGCTGCCTGTTGTGGGAGCTGTCGCTCGTGGTCTGACCGTCGTGGTCAATGGCGCCAGAGAATTTGCAAGCAGCTTCCCGCGGCTGACGGCTGTCGTGATGACGGCCGTGGCGGCAGTGGCATCCTTTGCTGTTGGCAGTGTTGCGCTGGGGCTTGTGCTCAATGTGCTGCGTACCACGACCAATTCCTGGCGTGGATTACTGCTGCGTCTGGTCGCATCCCAGGTGGCAGCAACAGCCAGTACGACCGGGCTCACAGCATCCAGCCTGGCCTTCGGGGCGGCCAGCAAGGCGGCCGGGATGGGGGCACGTATCCTGGCCGGCGGCTTGCGCAGCCTGCTGGTGGCCAGTGGCGCTGGGATAGCTTTGGTGGGCCTGGGGTTCGCGGCCAATTGGGTCATGGATAACTGGGACCGCCTGCGGATTTTTTTTGCCGCACTGTTCGACAACCTGGCAGCGGTGGCCCAGCCGGCTCTTGATCGTGTGATCGGGGCCTTTAACTGGGCGTATGATTCCGTCCTGTCTATCTGGGGCACGGTCAGCACTGTTTTTTCCGTAATCTGGCAAGGTGTGACTGAAAGTGCACTGACGGCCTGGAGCTATGTCATGGAGCTCGGGTCCTGGGCCTACAATGGTATCGCCGGCATCTGGTCTGGGGCCGCGGCCTTTTTTGCATCCATCGTTGATGGGATCACGGGGATATTCGCTGGATTTTTCAACTGGCTACGCGAGAATTTCCAGTGGATCTTTTCGGCCATCGAAACGGTGGGCGATGCCGTGGGCGCCGTGACGGGTGCTGTCTCTGATGCCTGGAACAAGGCCTTCGGAGATGGAGACAAAAAGGCTGCGGACAACGCGGCGAAAACAGCCGAGAAAGCCGCGACATCGTCAGCAGCCAAGACAGCCGCGCAGGGTTCCGCAGCCAAGGTCGCCGATCCCCCCAAATATCAGCAGCGGCAGAGCTTCAATGATTTTATGGCAGCCCAAAAGAAGAGCAGCAAAGGGAGTGGTGGTGGCAGCGGCTCACGCGCTGCTGGCGGCACCACCGTGGTCACGCTGGCCGGGGACAATTCCCGTCCGCAGAGCCTGTTCATCCCGGCAGGCAGCCGAACCCCCATACCCGTGACCACGGGCACGGCCACCCAGGCATCCGGTCGCGCGGGCACCCCCACGGCCCTGCCGCAGACGCCCGCCCGTCTGGCCCGTCGTGGCGGCACTACAGCCCAGGCTTCGGGGAGCAACGGCCAGATCATGGTGGATCTGACCCAGAATTTTTCGCTCATGTCGTCCGACCCGCGTGCGGTGCGCCGGGTGCTGGAGAGCATCAAGCCGGACATGGAGGCGCTCATCCGCCGGGCGCTGGACAAAATCGCCTCCGACCGCAGGAGGACGGCCTATGCCTAG
- a CDS encoding GPW/gp25 family protein produces the protein MPPITLTVDMAQRQSIQIGATGLAGLAQEIRMVLATRKGSVPLDRDFGLSWDHVDRPMGEAMQYMVAEIGQQLERYVPRIRVRDISFSSNDAVEGQLIPRVTVEIREEYRGDFQ, from the coding sequence ATGCCCCCCATCACGCTCACCGTGGACATGGCGCAGCGCCAGAGCATCCAGATCGGCGCCACCGGTCTGGCCGGTCTGGCGCAGGAGATCCGCATGGTGCTGGCCACGCGCAAGGGCTCCGTGCCGCTGGATCGTGATTTTGGCCTCAGCTGGGATCATGTGGACAGGCCGATGGGCGAGGCCATGCAGTACATGGTGGCCGAGATCGGCCAGCAGCTGGAGCGCTATGTGCCGCGCATCCGGGTGCGGGACATCTCGTTTTCCAGCAATGATGCGGTGGAGGGCCAGCTCATCCCCCGCGTGACCGTCGAGATCAGGGAGGAGTACCGTGGCGATTTCCAGTAG
- a CDS encoding phage late control D family protein: MRRARVEISIQGKDVSMDLWPHLLSLSYVDKADDELDDLQLTLEDREGLWQGDWLPKHGDIISVTIVASNFRAPGEEELDCGEFEIDELTLESSRDGGDVVTIKGVPAAVKSSLMLQKKTRAWADVPLSTVAADVVGPAGLDLLYKAPEIVYGRVEQRQEADLAFLQRICKEQGLRVALKKKLCVIYSGQAADQLEPLELKRGELAVERAGFKRTLDGVYTQCVVGYTDAASSETMEKSYQPELPPTTGRVLTINKRIEHPAQAERVAIAELRAKNCREMTGSFECMGDTRLRAGTVLRLTGWGNFDTDYMIQQATHNLGRDSGYRTSVELVKALDY, translated from the coding sequence ATGCGCCGCGCACGGGTAGAGATCAGCATCCAGGGCAAGGACGTGAGCATGGATCTTTGGCCGCACCTCTTGTCCCTCTCCTATGTGGACAAAGCTGACGATGAGCTGGACGACCTCCAGCTCACGCTGGAAGACCGCGAGGGGCTCTGGCAGGGCGACTGGCTGCCCAAACACGGCGACATCATCAGCGTGACTATCGTGGCCAGCAATTTCCGCGCCCCCGGAGAGGAAGAACTGGATTGCGGCGAGTTCGAAATAGACGAATTGACCCTGGAATCCAGCCGCGACGGCGGCGACGTGGTGACCATCAAAGGCGTGCCGGCGGCGGTAAAATCGAGCCTGATGCTGCAGAAAAAGACGCGGGCCTGGGCCGACGTGCCTCTGTCCACCGTGGCGGCGGACGTGGTGGGGCCTGCCGGGCTCGATCTGCTCTACAAGGCCCCGGAGATCGTTTACGGGCGCGTGGAGCAGCGGCAGGAGGCCGACCTGGCCTTTCTCCAGCGCATCTGTAAAGAGCAGGGCCTGCGCGTGGCCCTGAAGAAAAAACTCTGCGTCATCTACTCCGGGCAGGCGGCCGACCAGCTGGAGCCCCTGGAGCTCAAGCGCGGCGAGCTGGCCGTGGAGCGGGCCGGTTTCAAGCGCACTCTGGATGGCGTCTACACGCAGTGCGTGGTGGGCTACACCGATGCTGCCAGCTCCGAGACCATGGAGAAGAGCTATCAGCCGGAGCTGCCGCCCACCACGGGCCGGGTGCTGACCATCAACAAACGCATCGAGCATCCGGCGCAGGCCGAGCGCGTGGCCATTGCCGAGCTGCGGGCCAAAAACTGCCGGGAGATGACCGGCTCTTTCGAGTGTATGGGCGATACGCGCCTGCGGGCGGGCACGGTGCTGCGCCTCACGGGCTGGGGCAATTTTGACACGGACTACATGATCCAGCAGGCCACGCACAACCTGGGCCGCGACAGCGGCTACCGTACCAGCGTGGAGCTGGTCAAGGCGCTGGACTACTAG
- a CDS encoding phage tail assembly protein — MKRSKTVVLNEPLNVGGKTIAEVVVRASTVGDEEDAMQLAVNMKRSTNPVTVEVSLLSIVTRLPYDAIRGMRGADYGKLRDALNELNGAGDGGVENPTPPETEAGTSQPA, encoded by the coding sequence ATGAAAAGAAGCAAGACCGTTGTGCTGAATGAGCCCCTGAACGTAGGGGGGAAGACTATTGCTGAAGTCGTCGTGCGCGCGTCCACCGTGGGCGATGAAGAAGATGCCATGCAACTGGCGGTGAACATGAAGCGGAGCACCAATCCGGTGACCGTCGAGGTCTCCCTGCTCTCCATCGTTACCCGCCTGCCCTATGACGCGATCAGGGGTATGCGCGGGGCTGATTACGGCAAGCTGCGCGACGCGCTCAACGAGCTCAACGGTGCCGGTGACGGTGGCGTGGAAAACCCTACGCCTCCGGAGACGGAAGCTGGGACGTCGCAGCCGGCCTAG